The Agrococcus sp. ARC_14 DNA segment GGTCTTGCCCGCCTCGCTCGCGGCGACCTCCATGAGCTCGGCGCGTCGCACCTCGAGCTCGTGCCCGACGCGGTGCAGGATCTCGGCGCGCGCGTCGCCCGAGAGACTGCGCCACGACTCGTTGGCGGCGATGCCGGTCTCGATGACTGCGTCGAGCGCCGCAGCGTCGCGGAGCGTGGCCGCCTCGACGGCGTCGACGCCGAGGCGCGATGCCTTCGAGCGCTCGCGGATGCCCGCGGCCCAGGCCTGGTTGGCGGGCAGCGAGGGGTCGGTGTCGGGGGCGTTGCGGAAGCCGTCGTCCGTGACGGGTGTGACCGCATCCGCCCGGTTCTGCACCCGGTGCGTGCCGGGCGCCTCCGCGGCGAGGCCGTCGAGCGAGGCGAGGAAGCGATCGTGCTCGCGATCGAAGAGCGGCTGCGAGCTGGCGAGCTCGAAGACGGCCGACATGAAGTTCTCGCGACTGGCGCCCTCCTCGAGGCGGCGGATCAGGTACGCGATCGCCACGTCGAACTCGGCGGGGTGCACGACCGGCGTGTAGAGCAGCAGGCCGCCGACGTCGCGGCGCACGACCTCTGCCTGGCCCTGCGCCATGCCCAGCAGCATCTCGAACTCGAGGCCGGTGGTGATGCCGCGCTGCTTGCCCAGCAGCCACGCGAAGGCGACGTCGAAGAGGTTGTGACCTGCGACGCCGAGCTCGACGTTGCCGATGCGCTCGGGGGTGAGCGCCCAGGTGAGCACGCGCTTGTAGTGGGTGTCGCTGTCCTGCTTCGTGTGCCAGGTGGCGAGCGGCCAGTCATGGATCGACGCCTCGACGCGCTCCATCGGCAGGTTCGCGCCCTTCACGAGGCGCACCTTCACGCTCGCACCGCCCTTGGCACGGCGCTCGGCAGCCCAGGCCTGCAGCCGCTGCATCGCCGGCAGCGCGTCCGGCAGGTAGGCCTGCAGCACGATGCCGCCGCGGTACTGCTCGAGGCCGGGCGTCTCCAGGATCCGCGTGAAGACCGCCATGGTCATCTCGAGATCCTTGTACTCCTCCATGTCGAGGTTGATGAAGGTGTTCGTCTCGGCCGCGCGCCGGTAGAGCGGCAGCAGCCGCTCGATCACGTGCCCGACCGCGGCGTCGAAGGCCCACGCCTGGTGGGGAGCCGTGGTGGCGGAGACCTTGATCGAAACGTAGTCGACGTCGTCGCGCTCGATGAGCGCCATGGTGCCGTCGAGGCGGCGCTTGGCCTCGCGATCGCCCAGCACGGCCTCGCCGAGCAGGTTGACGTTCAGCCGTGCCCCGGTGGCGCGGATGCGCTTGATCGCGGCACCCAGTCGGGCGTCGGTCGCGTCGATGATGAGGTGCCCGACCATCTCGCGCAGCACCCGGCGCGCGATCGGCACGACGATCTGCGGGGCGAGCGGGGCGACGCCGCCGCCGAGCTTGAGCGCCTGGCGCATCGGCCAGGGCAGGAACGAGGGCGCGTCGCCGGCGATGGAGCGCAGCGTGCGGGCGGCCACGTGCACGTCCTCAGGGCGCACGACGCCGTCGACGAACGACACTGCGAAGTCGAGGCCCTTGGGGTCGCGCAGCACACCGGCGAGCTGCTCGGCGCTGGAGTCGGAGGGGATCTGCTCCGCCTGCTCGAGCCAGGTGCGCACCTGCTCGACGATCTGCGGCGCGAGCGCCTGCAGCTCCTGGAGCTCGGCCTGCGAGACCTCGGCGGCGCTGTCCTGCTGCGCGTGCTTCGGCTCGACGTGCTTCTCGGTGGCGGCTGCGCCCATGCGGCTGCCCTCTCTCGCTGGTGCGCCCTCGGAGAGGTGCACGGGTGTCCGGTCGCGGTGGTGTCCGGGTCGCGCTGACATGCGCGTCGCGGCCAGTCTGCCGCTCCGCATCGTTCAGGTACAGTGACGGTTGGCGATGATTTTGCATCGCTTTGACTGATGCTTTGAGGGAGGTCGCCCGTGCTCGACGTCCGCCGCCTGCGACTGCTCCGCGAGCTGCGCCTGCGCGGCACGATCGCAGCCGTCGCAGCCGCGCTCGCCTACGCGCCGAGCGCCGTCTCGCAGCAGCTCACGGCGCTCGAGCGCGAGGTGGGCGTGCCGCTCACCCGCAAGCAGGGCCGCCGCCTCGCCCTCACCCCGCAGGGTGAGCTGCTCGCCCAGCACGCGGAGCACATCCTCGCCCAGCTCGAGACGGCTGAGCGCGCCGTCGCGGCATCCCTCGACCGGCCGATCGGCACCGTGCGCGTCGCCGTCTTCCAGTCCGCTGCCCTCTCGCTCGTGCCCGCGATGCTGCGCATCCTCGCCGACACCGCGCCCGAGGTGCGCGTCGAGATGGTGCAGCGCGAGCCCGAGACGGCGCTCTATGACACCCACGTGGGCGACTTCGATCTCGTCGTCGCCGAGCAGTACCCGGGGCACGCGGCGCCGCAGCATCTGGGGCTCGACCGCGAGGTGCTCATGACGGATGCGCTGCGGCTCGCGGTGCCGCCCGGCAGCGAGATCGGGTCGCTGACCGACGCCGCGGCGCACCCGTGGGTGATGGAGCCGCAGGGCGCGGCGTCGCGGCACTTCGGCGAGCAGCAGTGCAGGGTGGCGGGCTTCGAGCCCGATGTGCGATTCGCGACCGCCGACCTGCAGGCGCAGATGCGGCTCATCGAGACCGGCCACGCGGTCGGCATCATGAACGACCTCACCTGGGTCGACACGGAGGTGCGCTTCCGGGCGCTGCCGCTGCCCGGGGCACCCCGGCGCGAGGTGTTCACCGCGGCCCGCGCCGCCTCGAGCGGCTCCCCGGCCATCGCCGCCGTACGCGAGGCGCTGCGTGGGGCGGTACCCGCCGTGGTCTCCGGCGGGTAGCGAGACGCGCGAGCCGTCGGTGCTCGCAGCCGAGGCTCGCTAGCGTGGAGGCTCACACCCGAGGGAGACCCATGGGCCTGTTCACACCCAAGCGACCGATCGAGATCGCTGAGCGACCCCTCCGCGCCCCCTGGTCGCTGTGGGCCGACACGTTCGGCCGGCTCGCGACGCGCGCGCTGCAGATCATCCTGGTGCTCATCGTCGTCGCCGGCATGGTCTTCGCGATGACGCAGCTCACCGTCGTCATCATCCCCGTGATGCTCGCGCTCATCCTCGCGGCCGCCTTCGCGCCCGTGATGGGGTGGATGCGTCGCCGGGGCGTGCCGTCGGTGCTCGCGACCGTCCTCGCGCTGCTGGCGATCGTGGTCGTGCTCGGTGGTGTCGTGTGGCTCATCGTCAACGCGGTGCGCGATCAGTTCGGCGAGCTCGTCGATCAAGCGAGCGAGGGATTCGACCGGGTCGTCGAATGGGTCACGACTCTGCCGTTCGCCCCAACGGACGACCAGATCACCGGAGCGCGCGACGCCGTGGTCGAGTTCCTGACGAGCGCGCAGTTCGGCTCCGGTGCGCTGGCGGGCGTGAGCGCCGCCGCGAGCTTCGTCACGGGGCTCGTGCTGATGGTCGTCGTGCTGTTCTTCTTCCTCAAGGACGGACCTCGCATCTGGGAGTTCCTGCTGCGCCCCTTCGAGGGCGAGCCCTACGCGCGCGCCAAGCGCATCGGCGGCAAGACCGTCGAGACGCTCGGCGGGTACGTGCGCGGCACCGCCACCGTCGCGTTCGTGGATGCCGTCGGCATCGGCGTCGTGCTCTGGATCATGCAGGTGCCGCTCGCGCTGCCGCTCGCCGTGCTCGTGTTCCTGCTCGCGTTCATCCCGCTGGTCGGCGCCACCGTCGCCGGAGCACTCGCGACGCTCGTCGCGCTCGTCGCCAACGACTGGATCTCTGCGCTGATCGTCCTGGGCGCCGTCATCGTCGTGAATCAGCTCGAGGGCAACTTCCTGCAACCGGTGGTCATGGGCCGCTCGCTCAAGCTGCACGCCCTCGTCATCCTCATCGCCCTGACCGTGGGCACCGTGCTCGGCGGCATCGTCGGCGCGGTGCTCTCGGTGCCGATCGCCGCGGTGGCGTGGGGCATCACGCAGGTGTGGGATGGCGACGACCGGCCGGCCCGCATGTTCCGGCAGAAGCGGCCGGAGATCGCGTAGCCGATCGATCTCTGCAACTGCAGCTGCAGCTGCAGCCGCAGCCTCGATCAGGCGGCCGCGGGCCTGCGGACGCGACTGAGCGCGATGAGCACGAGGCTGATCGCGATGCCCGCGAAGAGCACCCAGGGCAGCGAGCCTGGGCCGAGCGTGTCGAAGGCGATGGCACCCAGCAGCGCGCCGCCGCCGATGCCGGTGTTGAAGCCCGTCGTGTACCAGGCCATGGCCGGCTGCAGCAGTCGCTCTGGCGTCGCCTCGAGCAGCCGCGTCTGCAGCAGCGGCGGCAGCGCGCCCATCGCGAGGCCCCACACCAGCACGGCCGCGAACGTCAACGGCAGCACCGTCGACACCGCGAGCACCAGCATCGTCAGCAGCATCACGATCATGCAGGCGACCACGCCCGCGAGCGGGCGCCCGCCGAGCCAGATGGTGAGCGCGAGCACGGCGATGGCGCCCATCACCCCGTAGGCGAGCAGTGCGGGGCTGAGCCACTCCTCCGGCAGCTGCGCATGCTGCACGAGGAACGGCGAGATGAACGTGTAGAAGGCGTACTGACCGGTCATCGCCAGGGTGGTCGAGATGACCGCGACCACCATGCCGCTCATGGACACGCGCGGGTGATCGACGGGCAGCGCGAGCGACCCCGTCTCGGTCGTGGCGACATCCTTCAGGTGGTCGACGGCCGGCAGCACCCGCCAGACGGCGATGGCCGCGAGCAGGCAGGCGACGCCGAACACGGCGAAGGCCCAGCGCCAGCCGACGGCCTGGCCGAGCAGCGTCGCCAGCGGCAGGCCAAGCACGAAGGCGAGCGAGCCGCCTGCGCTCGTGATGGCGACCGCGCGTCCCAGCTGCGCCGGCGGCACGAGGTAGGCGGCGTAGGCGCCCACCACCGTCCAGAAGACGCCGTGCGCGAGCCCGCCGATGATGCGCATCGCGATGATCCACTCATAGGTGGGCACGATCGCCGTCGCCAGGCACGAGGCGGTGAAGATCAGCAGCACGCCGATCACGAGCGCGTGCCTCGGCAGCCGACGGGTGAGGCGGATGAGCGTGGTCGACGACGCGACGACGGTGAAGGCGAAGACCGACACGAGCAGGCCGATCGCGCTCTCCGAGACGCCGAGGTCGCGGCTCATCGGCAGCACGAGGCCCATCGGCAGCATCTCGATCGAGATGTTGACGAAGATCGAGAGCGCGAGCACGAGCAGCGCCGCCATCGGGAAGGGCTTCGTGGCGGGTTCGGGGGATGCGGTGGGCTCTGACATGGTGCGCAGATGAGCCTAGTCCGGGCGGTCGCCGCCCTAGGATCGAGCCATGCTGACTCCGGATGACGTCGTGCACAGGCGGTTCACCACCACGCGCTTCGGCCAGGGCTACGACCAGGACGAGGTCGACGCCTACCTCGACGAGATCACGGTCACGCTGCGCGGGCACCTCGAGGGTGACGCGGCGGCGATCAATCTGCTCGCCGACGACATCGGTGGGGCGCAGTTCACCACCACGCGATTCCGCGACGGCTACGCGATCAGCGAGGTCGACGACTTCCTCGACGAGGCCGCCGCCGCCCTGCGCGCCCACGAAGCGCGGAGCTGAACTCCGTGGCGATCTAGACTCGACCGGGTGAGCAACCACTGGATCCTGTCGTTCGTCTGCGACGATCGACCGGGCATCGTGCACGCGATCTCGGGCGCGATCGTCGACTGCGGCGGCAACATCACCGAGTCGCAGCAGTTCTCCTCCGCGGACACCGACCGCTTCTTCATGCGGCTGCAGGTCGAGGCTGACGCCGAGCGGGGCGACTTCGAGGCCCGGCTGGCGCCGATCGTCGAGCGGTACGCCATGCAGTGGCAGCTCGATGACGTGGGCCGCCCGCTCAAGGCCCTGGTGCTGGTGTCGAAGGCCGCGCACTGCCTCAACGACATGCTCTTCCGCCAGCGCGCCGGCCAGCTCTCGGTCGACATCCCGCTCGTCATGTCGAACCATCCGGAGCTCGGCTCGCTCGCCGCCTTCTACGACGTGCCCTTCGAGCACCTGCAGGTCACGGATGCGGCCACGAAGGCCGCGTTCGAGCGTCGCGTCCTCGAGGTGGTCGAGGCCGAGGGCATCGAGCTCGTGGTGCTCGCGCGCTACATGCAGATCCTGTCGCCGGAGCTCTGCGCGGCGCTCGAGGGCCGCCTCATCAACATCCACCACTCCTTCCTCCCCGGGTTCAAGGGCGCCAACCCCTACCGCCAGGCGCATGCGCGCGGCGTGAAGCTCATCGGCGCCACCGCGCACTTCGTCACGAGCGATCTCGACGAGGGCCCGATCATCGAGCAGAACGTCGTGCGCGTCGACCACGCGCACTCCCCCGCGCAGCTCGTCGCGATCGGTCAGGACGAGGAGTCGCGCACGCTCTCGCGCGCCGTGCAGTGGATCGCCGAGGATCGCGTGCTGCTCGACGGCCAGCGCACCATCATCTTCCGCTGAGCGACGCCGGGTTCACCGGCAGTTCACCCGTGCTGCGGCGTGCCGTCGCCTGCGAGGGCTAGCGTGTGGCTCGTCCCTGCACCCCAACGGAGTGGAATCCATGCGCGCACGCACCCTGCTCGGCACCTCGACGGTCGCCGCGCTCGCCCTGACGGGCATCATCGCCTCCCCGGCCATGGCCGCCGAGCACCCCGTGATCAACGAGTTCTCGGCCGACGTCGATGGCACCGACACCGACGTCGAGTTCGTCGAGCTGCTCGGCTCGCCCGGCGATGATCTGAGCGGTCACAGCATCGTGATCGTCGAGGGCGACAGCAACACCAATCAGGGCCGGATCATCCGCGTCGACGCGGCCCCCGCGCTCGACGCGGGCGGCCGCGGCGTGCTGCGCTACCCGCTCAACGGCATCCAGAACGGCTCGGCCTCGATCCTGCTGGTCGAGGGCACGGCGACAAACGGCCAGGTCGTCGACGCCGACCGCGACGGCACGATCGACGTCGGCGTCGCCTTCACGCTCGTCGACGCGGTCGGCGTGACCGACGGCGACACCGGCGACCTCGGCTACGGCACCGTCCTCGAGCCCGACTTCGACGGCGACACCCGCACGGTGGGCGGCGCGAGCCGGCTGCCGGATGGCGCCGACACCGACGCGCCCGCCGACTGGGTGCGCAACGCCTTCAACGGCGCCGGCGTTCGCGGCGGCAGTCCCGCAGCCGGCGAGGCGTGGAACACCCCGGGCGAGGCCAACCGCGTCTTCGAGGACGACGGCGAGGAGGAGCCGCCCACCGAGACCGAGTGCATCGCCGAGGGCATCACGCTGATCGGCGCCGTCCAGGGCAACGGGGACGCGACCCCGATCAGCACGCCCGTCACCGTCGAGGGCGTCGTCACCGGCGACTTCCAGACCGGCGGATTCGACGGCTTCACGCTGCAGGACGCGGGCGACGGCGACCCTGCCACGAGCGACGGCCTGTTCGTCTACGCGCCGAACGCCGTCGACGTCGCCGAGGGCGATCTCGTGCAGGTCACCGGCACGCCCAGCGAGCACTACGGCATGACGCAGATCGCGAACGGCGCGGTCGCCGACTGCGGCGAGGGTGCACTGCCCGCGCCGGTCGAGGTGAGCCTGCCCATCGCCGACCACGAGCCGTTCGAGAACATGCTCGTGACGCTGCCGCAGTCGCTCTCGATCCTCGAGTACTTCAACTACGGCCGCTACGGCCAGGTGGTCGTCGGCACCGAGCGACAGATGCAGCCGACTGCCGTCGCAGCGCCCGGCTCGGCCGAGGCTGCAGCAGTGCGCGAGGCGAACGCCGCCGGCCGCATCACGATCGACGACGCGCGCTCCTCGCAGAACCCCGACCCCGCCATCCACCCTGGCAACCTCGCCGAGTTCACGCTGCAGAACACCTTCCGCGGCGGCGACACCATCACCGGCATCACGGGCGTGCTCGACTGGCGCTTCGACACCTGGGCGATCCAGCCCACCGAGGCCGGCGCGTACGCGGCCGTGAACGAGCGCCAGGCTGCGCCGGAGATCGAGGGCGCCACGCTCGAGGTCGCCTCGTTCAACGTGCTGAACTACTTCACCACGCTCGGCAGCCGCGGCGCGCAGACGCCCGCGGAGCTCGAACGCCAGGAGGCGAAGATCGTCACCGCCATCAACGAGCTCGACTCGGCCGTCGTCGGACTGCTCGAGATCGAGAACAACGACGGCGCCGCGCTCGACACGCTCGTGGCAGCGCTCAACGAGGCGGCCGGCGACCAGCGCTGGGCCGGCATCGACACCGGCACGATCGGCACCGACGAGATCACGACGGCGCTCATCTACCAGCCGGCGCTCGTGTCGCCGGAGGGCGCGCACGCCGTGCTCGACTCCTCGGTCGACCCGCGCTTCGACACCAGCGCGAACCGGCCTGCGCTCGCGCAGTCGTTCCGCGACCTCGCGACCGGCGGCTCCCTCACGGTCGCCGTCAACCACCTGAAGTCGAAGGGCTCGGCATGCGAGGGCGACTCCGGTGAGCCCGAGCAGGGCAACTGCAACGAAGTGCGCACGCAGGCCGCAGCGGCACTCGCCGACTGGCTCGCGACCGACCCGACGGGCGTCGAGACCGATGGCTCGCTCATCATCGGCGACCTGAACGCCTACGACCACGAGGATCCCATCACGACCCTCGAGGCCGCGGGCTGGAGCGACCTGCTCAAACTGCACCAGGGCGAGGAGGCGTACACCTACGTCTTCGACGGACAGCTCGGCTACCTCGACTACGGCCTCGCCGACGCCGAGATGCTGCCGCACGTCGTGGGCGCTGCCGCCTGGCACGCGAACTCCGACGAGGCGAGCCTCATCGACTACACGATGGAGTTCAAGCAGGATGCGCAGGATGCGCTGTGGGCGCCCGACGCCTACCGTGCGAGCGACCACGACGCGGTCGTGATCGGCATCGCGTTCGAGACTGCGCAGCCCGGCTGCGGCCACCCGGTGTTCGGCGACGACCACCCGGTGCACGGCGACGACCACCCGGGCCAGGGCTTCTGCAACGGCAACGGCGGCGGGAACGGGAACGGGAACGGGAACGGGAACGGCAACGGCAACGGCGGAGACAAGCCCGGCAAGCGGCGCTGACACCACCGGAGCAGCATCGGGCGGGGCTCGGCCAACTGGCCGGGCCCCGCCCGCCGTCTAGGCTGGCGGCATGGTCGAGACGAGCCTGCTGCTGACCGCCGATCGCGCGTTCGTCGAGGGCGTGCTGGTGCCGGATGCCTGGCTGCAGACCGAGGGCGGCATCATCACCGCGGTCGGCCAAGGCACGCCGCCGGGCACCCCCGACCTGTCGCTGACGGGCGCCACGCTCGTGCCCGGCTTCGTCGACCTGCACTGCCACGGCGCGCTGGGCTCCGCCTTCGACGACGAGTCGCCCGAGTGGGATCGCGTCGGCGCCTTCCGCACCGCGCACGGGTCGACGCGGCAGGTGGTCTCGCTCGTGACCGCGCCGCTCGAGCAGCTGCTGCCGCGCGTCGCCGCGGCCGCAGCCAGGTGCGCCGTCGACGACGCGCTGCTGGGCGTGCACCTCGAGGGCCCCTTCCTGGCCGACAGCCACCGCGGCGCGCATGACGCGAGCGCACTGCAGGCACCGACGCCGGATGCCGTCGAGCGACTGCTCGAGGCGGGCGACGGCCGCATCCTCCAGATCACCATCGCGCCCGAGCAGCCCGGCGCCCTCGACGCGATCGGCAGCTTCACGGATGCCGGCGTGCTCGTCGCGGTCGGGCACACCGGCGCCGATGCCGCGACGGTGCGCGCCGCCTTCGACGCCGGTGCCACGGTGCTGACCCACGCGTGCAACGGCATGCCCCCGATGCACCACCGCGCGCCCGGCCCGCTCGCGGCCGCGCTGCTCGACGAGCGGGTGACGCTCGAGGCGATCGCCGACGGCGAGCACGTGGCGCCCGAGATGCTCGCGCTGCTGCTGCAGGCGGCGCCCGGCCGCATCGCCCTCGTCACCGACGCCATGGCTGCCGCCGGCATGGCCGATGGCGACTACCGCATCGGCTCGCTCGACGTGCGCGTCGAGCAGGGCCTCCCGCGCCTGGCCGATGGCGGCGCGATCGCCGGCTCCACCCTCACCCTCGACCGCGCCATCCGCGTGCTGGTCGCGGCGGGCGTGCCGCTGGAGGCCGCGCTCGACGCCGCCACCAGGGCACCGGCGGATGCGGTGGCGCGCCCCGATCTCGGGCGCATCCAGCTGGGTGCACGGGCCGATCTCGTGGCGCTCGACCAGCGGCTCGAGCCGGTCGCCGTGTGGCGCGACGGCCTGCAGCACTGACGCCCTGAGGCGTCAGTCGGCCACCTCGGCGTCCTCCTCCGCGACGACATCCCAGCTGCCGAGCCGCGTGAGCCCTGCCGACTGCGCGAGCGCCACGGAGGCGAGGTTGTCGAGCTGGCAGCGATACTGCGGCTCGTAGCCGAGGCCCAGCGCATGCGCGCTCATCGCGCGCACCGTCTGCCGCGCGATCCCCTGCCCGCGGAACCGCGGCAGTGTGAGCACGCCCAGGTCTGCGAGCGCGCTGCCCGCCCACGGGTACATGCTCGCCGCGCACGCGAGCTCGTCGCCGACGAAGGCGCCGAACACGAGCCAGTGGTCGAGCTCGACGTAGGCGTCGTCGAGGTCACCCTCGCTCGCCTCGCCCTCGAAGGCAGCGAATGCCTCGGCGTCGCCCTCGGTGAGCTGGCGGATGTGCGGGGGCACGGATTCCCGCAGCAGCGGTTCGTGCTCCTCCGCCGGGAGGAAGAAGAGGTGGTCCGCGCCGTGCAGCCGCACCGTTGCGCCGGCGAGCGCCGCCGCGAGCGCAGGGCGGTCGAGCTCGCTTCCGTCGGCGAGATCCAGCGCGGCAGCCATCTCGGTGGTCAGCGCGACGACCCCTGCGCCGTCAACGGGCTCGAGCACCGACAGTCGGCGCTCGTGCGACAGCGCATCGTCGACCACGACTCGGAGCGTGCCGCTCGCGCGCGGTGCCGCCGCTGCGGGCAGGTGCGGGAGCCAGTGCTCAGTGACAGTGCTGGAGTGCATGGAGGCTTCCGATCCGGGTTGCTGCGGCGTACCGCGCCGCGCATGGCCGCGCCGGAAGCGCAGCCTTGCAGACTAGCTGAGCGGGGCTCTGACGCGCACAGGGCAGTGCGTGCCGGAGCGGCTCAGCCCAGCAGGCAGCGGCGGCGCGCGCGCTTCGGTCTCGTGACGCGTGCGGCTGCGCCGCTCGCTCCTCGACCTGCGGACTACTGGAAGTCGCGCGACCCGCGGCTCGGCACCTCGAAGCGCTCGAGCCGATCGGCCAGCAGCGCGATCACGCCCTCCTCGGTGCGCTGCAGCATGCCGCGCACGATGAGCGCCGGCGCGTGCCTGGCGACCTGCTTCTGGTTGAGCCACAGGCCCTTCGAGACGATCACGTTCAGCATCCCCGTCTCGTCCTCGAGGTTCATGAAGGTGACGCCCTGCGCCGTGCGCGGCCGCTGCCGATGCGTGACGACGCCCGCCGAGTGCACGCGCCTGCCGGGCTCCGCCTCGGCGAGCGCCGCGATCGGCAGCACCCCGCGCGCGTCGAGCATCGCCCGCGCGTGCCGCACCGGATGGTCGTCGGTCGCGACGCCGGTCGACCAGATGTCGAGCGCCACCTGCTCCTCTGCGCTCAGCATCGGCAGCAGCGGCGGCTGCAGGCTCACCTGCGTGCCCTCCAGCTGATCCTCGCGCTCGGTGGCGGCCGGCCCCGCAAGCCACAGCCCCTCGCGGCGGCTGACGCCCAGCCCGTCGAGTGCCCCGGCGGTCGCGAGCGCCTCGAGCTCGCCGCGGTCGAGGTCGGCGCGGCGGGCGAGGTCGTGGATGTCGCGCAGCGGCTGCGCGCCGCGGGCGGCGACGATGCGCTCGGCCGCAGCGCTGCCGATGCCGCTCACGCCCGCGAGCCCCATCCGCACGGCGAGTCCCGCGTCGCGGCGGTGCCGCTCGCGCATCGCGAGCGTCTCCGTCGCCCGTGCCGGCACCGCCGGCTGCTCGTGCGCCATGCACGCGTCATCGCCCGCCGGCCACTCCGCGCGGTCCGTCAACCGGCCTGCTGGTCCCCCAGCCGTCTCAGCGCCCCGACCGACCGCCTGACCGGTTGACGGACGGGCCTCGAGCCCCGCGTCGACGCCCGAGCGCACCACGTCGGGCCGCAGCGTCTCCACGCCGTGCCTGGTCGCATCCGCCACCAGTGTCTGCGCCGACCAGAACCCCATCGGCTGGCTGCGCAGCAGGCCCGCGAGGAACGCCGCCGGGTAGTGCAGCTTCAGCCAGGATGAGGCGTAGACGAGCTTGGCGAAGGCGAGCGAGTGCGACTCGGCGAAGCCGAAGCCCGCGAAGGCCTCGATCTTGCGGTAGATCGCCTCGGCCATCTCGGGCTCGATGCCGTTCGCCGCCATGCCGACGAAGAGCTTCGCCTTGAGCGCCGCGATCTTCTCCTTCGAGCGCTTCGAGCCGATCGCGCGCCGCAGCTGGTCGGCCTCGCCCGCGTCGAAGCCGCCGACCGCGACCGACATCTGCATGAGCTGCTCCTGGAAGAGCGGGATCCCGAGGGTGCGCTCGAGCACCGGCTCGAGCAGCGGGTGCGCGTAGGTGATCGGCTCCTGTCCGCTGCGACGGCGGAGGTACGGATGCACGGCGTCACCCTGGATGGGGCCGGGCCGGATGAGCGCGATCTCGATCA contains these protein-coding regions:
- a CDS encoding ExeM/NucH family extracellular endonuclease; translation: MRARTLLGTSTVAALALTGIIASPAMAAEHPVINEFSADVDGTDTDVEFVELLGSPGDDLSGHSIVIVEGDSNTNQGRIIRVDAAPALDAGGRGVLRYPLNGIQNGSASILLVEGTATNGQVVDADRDGTIDVGVAFTLVDAVGVTDGDTGDLGYGTVLEPDFDGDTRTVGGASRLPDGADTDAPADWVRNAFNGAGVRGGSPAAGEAWNTPGEANRVFEDDGEEEPPTETECIAEGITLIGAVQGNGDATPISTPVTVEGVVTGDFQTGGFDGFTLQDAGDGDPATSDGLFVYAPNAVDVAEGDLVQVTGTPSEHYGMTQIANGAVADCGEGALPAPVEVSLPIADHEPFENMLVTLPQSLSILEYFNYGRYGQVVVGTERQMQPTAVAAPGSAEAAAVREANAAGRITIDDARSSQNPDPAIHPGNLAEFTLQNTFRGGDTITGITGVLDWRFDTWAIQPTEAGAYAAVNERQAAPEIEGATLEVASFNVLNYFTTLGSRGAQTPAELERQEAKIVTAINELDSAVVGLLEIENNDGAALDTLVAALNEAAGDQRWAGIDTGTIGTDEITTALIYQPALVSPEGAHAVLDSSVDPRFDTSANRPALAQSFRDLATGGSLTVAVNHLKSKGSACEGDSGEPEQGNCNEVRTQAAAALADWLATDPTGVETDGSLIIGDLNAYDHEDPITTLEAAGWSDLLKLHQGEEAYTYVFDGQLGYLDYGLADAEMLPHVVGAAAWHANSDEASLIDYTMEFKQDAQDALWAPDAYRASDHDAVVIGIAFETAQPGCGHPVFGDDHPVHGDDHPGQGFCNGNGGGNGNGNGNGNGNGNGGDKPGKRR
- a CDS encoding amidohydrolase family protein — protein: MVETSLLLTADRAFVEGVLVPDAWLQTEGGIITAVGQGTPPGTPDLSLTGATLVPGFVDLHCHGALGSAFDDESPEWDRVGAFRTAHGSTRQVVSLVTAPLEQLLPRVAAAAARCAVDDALLGVHLEGPFLADSHRGAHDASALQAPTPDAVERLLEAGDGRILQITIAPEQPGALDAIGSFTDAGVLVAVGHTGADAATVRAAFDAGATVLTHACNGMPPMHHRAPGPLAAALLDERVTLEAIADGEHVAPEMLALLLQAAPGRIALVTDAMAAAGMADGDYRIGSLDVRVEQGLPRLADGGAIAGSTLTLDRAIRVLVAAGVPLEAALDAATRAPADAVARPDLGRIQLGARADLVALDQRLEPVAVWRDGLQH
- a CDS encoding GNAT family N-acetyltransferase, with translation MHSSTVTEHWLPHLPAAAAPRASGTLRVVVDDALSHERRLSVLEPVDGAGVVALTTEMAAALDLADGSELDRPALAAALAGATVRLHGADHLFFLPAEEHEPLLRESVPPHIRQLTEGDAEAFAAFEGEASEGDLDDAYVELDHWLVFGAFVGDELACAASMYPWAGSALADLGVLTLPRFRGQGIARQTVRAMSAHALGLGYEPQYRCQLDNLASVALAQSAGLTRLGSWDVVAEEDAEVAD